In Pirellulaceae bacterium, a single genomic region encodes these proteins:
- a CDS encoding DUF1080 domain-containing protein, whose translation MMTTVSRFVFGVFTLLALSSSSTVSAEDTKWTSLFDGKSLNGWERVGNAKSLWEVKDGAMTASGPASMLVCTAGPFKNFRYRAEVKISDGGNSGLYFRTTRKPGFTDGYEAQIDSTHTDPIRTGSLYGMCHVYKRLVEPNTWFTYEIEVRDNVWRGRKNVRIKITVNGDELYEYLDFEETFKDGYFAFQHHDPNSKVDIRKVEVMPLED comes from the coding sequence ATGATGACTACTGTTTCTCGATTTGTTTTTGGTGTGTTCACCCTACTAGCTCTTTCGTCAAGTTCCACCGTATCTGCGGAAGATACAAAATGGACTTCGCTGTTCGACGGCAAGTCGCTGAATGGCTGGGAACGAGTGGGTAATGCAAAGAGTCTCTGGGAGGTCAAAGATGGTGCGATGACCGCATCCGGCCCCGCATCGATGCTGGTCTGCACCGCAGGCCCTTTTAAGAATTTTCGCTATCGAGCCGAAGTCAAAATCAGTGATGGCGGAAACTCAGGACTTTACTTTCGCACGACGAGGAAACCCGGCTTCACCGACGGATACGAAGCTCAAATCGATAGTACGCATACCGATCCGATACGTACCGGATCGCTTTATGGGATGTGTCATGTTTACAAAAGACTCGTAGAGCCCAACACCTGGTTCACTTACGAGATTGAAGTTCGTGATAATGTTTGGCGCGGACGCAAAAACGTACGCATTAAAATCACCGTCAATGGCGACGAGCTGTACGAGTACCTCGATTTTGAAGAAACGTTTAAGGACGGCTACTTCGCTTTCCAACATCACGATCCGAATAGCAAAGTCGATATTCGCAAAGTAGAGGTCATGCCGCTGGAAGACTGA